The proteins below are encoded in one region of Purpureocillium takamizusanense chromosome 11, complete sequence:
- a CDS encoding uncharacterized protein (EggNog:ENOG503NZWB~COG:Q): MAAAAAHDLKPVIRQSAPIDMSKGYDPSTLRGKVVLITGGANGLGASMVRAWATHGAHVFIGDVDDAAGERLVAGLRAAHPAQTFHYQRCDVTDWDEQVALFETAARLSPRRGGGGGRRGATAATAAAEGGAGTAAAGTEGQQGEIDIVVPNAGIINASESYRFENPRPDPSTGRISKPDTRTLEVNIVGVTYTTHLALHYLSLGSSSRSGRGPVRGGDKCLLLIGSVASISPFAGQTHYTMSKHAVAGLFRTLRATAFLRVSGSGNNGSSGSGGGSGDGEGGEGGGVEEEEAAQLRVNMLAPYYVAGSRMLPTFAEAALLSGGAGGASIPDVVDAATRLVADHGIAGRALLVGPRLRDGLPGEVPVQEWEGVSSSSDVDAEHQQHQQHQQQGKGKGGGRAAWECYAGDYDEVETFTYRYVRALAAAARVRSSLAWIADLWNMLVRK, encoded by the coding sequence atggcagcagcagcagcccacgACCTCAAGCCCGTGATTCGGCAGTCGGCCCCCATCGACATGTCCAAGGGCTACGACCCGTCGACCCTACGTGGCAAGGTCGTGCTCAtcacgggcggcgccaacggcctcggcgccagcaTGGTCCGGGCCTGGGCCACGCACGGCGCGCACGTCTTTatcggcgacgtcgacgacgccgcgggcgagcgcctcgtcgcgggtCTGCGCGCCGCGCACCCGGCGCAGACGTTCCACTACCAGCGCTGCGACGTGACGGACTgggacgagcaggtcgcgctctttgagacggcggcgaggctgagcccccgtcggggcggcggcggaggaagaagaggagcaacagcagcgacggcagcggcggaaggaggagcaggaacagcagcagcaggaacagAAGGACAACAAGGGGAGATTGACATCGTGGTCCCCAACgcgggcatcatcaacgCCAGCGAGAGCTACCGGTTCGAGAACCCCCGCCCGGACCCCTCCACGGGCCGGATCTCCAAGCCCGACACGCGCACCCTCGAGGTCAACATCGTGGGCGTCACGTACACGACCCACCTGGCCCTGCACTACCTCTCgctcggcagcagcagccgcagcggtCGCGGTCCCGTTCGCGGCGGGGACAAGTGCCTCCTGCTCATCGGGTCCGTCGCCTCCATCAGCCCCTTTGCCGGACAGACGCACTACACCATGTCCAAGCACGCCGTCGCGGGACTCTTTCGCACGCTGCGCGCCACGGCGTTTCTGCgcgtcagcggcagcggcaacaacgGCTCCAGCGGTagtggcggtggcagcggcgacggagaaggaggagaaggagggggagtagaagaagaagaagccgcgcagctgcgcgtcAACATGCTCGCGCCGTACTACGTCGCCGGAAGCCGCATGCTCCCCACcttcgccgaggccgcgctcctcagcggcggcgccggcggcgcctccatcccAGACGTGGTCGACGCTGCCAcccggctcgtcgccgaccacggcatcgccggccgcgcgctgctcgtggggccgcgcctgcgcgacggcctgcCGGGCGAGGTGCCCGTGCAGGAGTGGGAGGGGgtaagcagcagcagcgacgtcgacgcggagcaccagcagcaccaacagcaccagcagcaaggcaagggcaagggcggggGACGGGCCGCGTGGGAGTGCTACGCTGGCGActacgacgaggtcgagacGTTTACGTACCGCTATGtgagggcgctggcggcggcggcgagggtgaggagcTCGCTGGCGTGGATAGCCGACTTGTGGAACATGCTCGTCAGGAAATag
- the WHI3 gene encoding cell cycle RNA binding protein whi3 (EggNog:ENOG503NZVS~COG:A): MNTEQSVPSSHPLPPGTTAAVASTTQLHSNRASPFLPTNTNTDKGGMAATGFMPASQAFRPTPPAQSPYPLNMSAAYLFEREPLKPIGAPFSKSPSPMVRVLIRRLPLNTSEESLRLMVVWSKELADVELLPVEKSEDEGFRSALLRFRSMAGAMEAKNMLDGRSNISKDAEMIVEILSSSPIAARRHVTEAPSSTSTSSTASSGPGSRQPSRFNGMFPPVDKLSPTAGGAFPTQHDFLNADPGANYQSIFSAQSPIGNHLSDRTRISGKSLINNDFGDDDETSDLLKDPVAYAESGSNSQRRATAPQIPIGRMANLSLNTGGGSNAPGPSSLPQYMSPISPINGGPGPGLGYPTGGHSYQPRHNFPPVNPADQNPPCNTLYVGNLPIDTSEEELKAMFSKQRGYKRLCFRTKQNGPMCFVEFEDISFATKALHELYGHPLHNSVKGGIRLSFSKNPLGVRSGQAPGQSSSNSMNGMNGMVNANNNGFTTAHGPPPGLSAPPGLGSGGRGNFNVAASMNTGGSHQHHMPASFQATPNHPWNTPIYSNGVATGPSGPGQSNSSYLPRHMMGR, from the coding sequence ATGAATACTGAGCAGAGTGTACCTTCGTCCCACCCACTGCCGCCCGGTACTACTGCCGCTGTCGCGTCTACGACACAGCTGCATTCCAACCGCGCAAGCCCGTTTCTCcccaccaacaccaacaccgaCAAGGGAGGCATGGCCGCCACTGGCTTCATGCCCGCGTCTCAGGCCTTCCGGCCGACTCCGCCGGCGCAGTCGCCCTACCCGCTCAACATGTCGGCCGCCTACCTGTTCGAGCGCGAGCCGCTCAAGCCCATCGGCGCCCCCTTCTCGaagtcgccctcgcccatgGTCCGCGTCCTCATTCGCCGTCTGCCGCTCAATACGTCGGAAGAGTCACTGCGCCTCATGGTGGTATGGTCAaaggagctcgccgacgtcgagctgctACCCGTGGAGAAGTCCGAAGACGAAGGGTTCCGATCTGCCCTACTCCGCTTTCGAAGCAtggccggcgccatggaAGCCAAGAACATGTTGGACGGTCGATCAAACATCTCCAAGGATGCCGAAATGATTGTGGAAAtcttgtcgtcgagccctattgctgcccgccgccatgtcacTGAGGCTCCgtcttcgacctcgacgtcctccaCGGCGTCCTCCGGCCCGGGCTCGCGGCAGCCCTCGCGTTTCAACGGCATGTTCCCACCTGTTGACAAGCTGTCGCCGACTGCCGGTGGCGCGTTTCCGACGCAGCACGACTTCCTGAACGCAGATCCCGGTGCCAACTACCAGAGCATCTTCTCGGCCCAGTCCCCCATTGGGAACCACTTGTCTGATCGCACTCGCATCTCGGGAAAGTCTCTCATCAACAACGActttggcgacgatgatgagacCAGTGACTTGCTCAAGGACCCTGTGGCCTACGCAGAGAGCGGTTCCAACTCCCAGAGGAGGGCAACCGCGCCACAGATTCCCATCGGCCGCATGGCAAACTTGTCGCTCAAtactggcggcggcagtaaTGCGCCAGGCCCGTCATCGCTTCCCCAGTATATGAGCCCGATATCGCCAAtcaacggcggcccgggTCCCGGGCTTGGATACCCGACCGGCGGCCACAGCTATCAGCCAAGGCACAACTTCCCACCAGTCAATCCGGCCGATCAGAACCCGCCCTGCAACACGCTTTACGTCGGAAACCTGCCCATCGATACTTCGGAAGAAGAGCTGAAGGCTATGTTTTCCAAGCAGCGGGGCTACAAGAGACTCTGTTTCCGCACGAAGCAGAATGGCCCGATGTGCTTTGTTGAATTCGAGGACATTTCGTTTGCGACAAAGGCGCTTCACGAACTATATGGCCATCCGCTGCATAACAGCGTCAAGGGAGGCATCCGCCTAAGCTTTTCCAAGAACCCCCTGGGCGTTCGATCGGGGCAGGCCCCTGGCCAAAGCTCGTCCAACTCCATGAACGGCATGAACGGAATGGTcaacgccaacaacaacgggTTTACGACGGCGCACGGTCCGCCTCCGGGTCTCTCTGCCCCGCCCGGCCTCGGTTCGGGCGGCCGCGGAAATTTCAATGTGGCAGCGTCCATGAACACAGGTGGAAGTCATCAGCATCACATGCCTGCCAGTTTCCAAGCTACACCCAATCATCCCTGGAACACTCCAATCTACAGCAACGGGGTGGCGACCGGACCCAGCGGCCCCGGCCAGTCCAACTCGAGTTATCTTCCTCGACATATGATGGGTAGAtag
- a CDS encoding uncharacterized protein (TransMembrane:2 (i27-44o50-74i)) produces the protein MANMAWSRASFGSVARGRRLACLGPRMLGRIIGIRVLVAATWVVSKRCYLGWNLLFLLVMTPLLIPPFCICTFWRLELSPWYSIDFFGLVQRHHWDDGKANFAYV, from the coding sequence ATGGCGAACATGGCATGGTCAAGAGCATCGTTTGGCTCAGtcgcccgcgggcgccgcctggcATGCCTGGGGCCGAGGATGCTTGGCCGCATCATTGGCATCAGGGTGTTGGTGGCAGCGACCTGGGTGGTCAGCAAGCGCTGTTATCTTGGATGGAACCTTCTCTTCTTGCTTGTAATGACCCCCTTATTGATTCCCCCCTTTTGTATCTGCACGTTTTGGCGGTTGGAGTTGTCTCCTTGGTATTCCATCGATTTCTTTGGATTGGTTCAGCGGCATCATTGGGACGATGGAAAGGCGAACTTTGCTTATGTTTAG
- a CDS encoding uncharacterized protein (EggNog:ENOG503P4QF) — translation MSDLTTSLGGGLQTPPSSSAHSHSIQDFQGKPSFNLASAETLLESFRSMLSYFPCILLPPDATVSQLAATRPFVLLAILAAASGSRTLQGHSLYDDEFRKVLGLKFVAGGERSLELLQGILIYCGWYPFHLRPKNKQSIQYIRMAMDLIQDLELDQEFQTNTDPMAPEVTDQQLDGIRAYLASIYVASTFIVTWRNSKGLGVSFTSWTNTCSQLLDRNAQVEGDNVLASLYRLSGVLYEAAEAIHERKGQSEQHSRLLLAGLELQFRELQSMTPPSVADAVPVKLQTMLISVYLDAGTLLRQPQGTHSSPPVSGPLPPSASKLQDATCKLKVFLDQISSLEDHAFLSFTLNDWTRLIVAIVIALRLSLPIPRCPEFDSSWGRSQLQLGDFLARMSREEGLTPASKKVDVLSASRVVMRVVRGKYERRVRAALEGSAAPTGHGCPMLDGSLEQYFPIWDAGFAPMGMPPPGGSVGGMVAQPVFHDLWATMTMGWANDDAMFGGAE, via the exons CACTCGATCCAGGACTTTCAGGGGAAGCCTTCGTTTAACCTGGCGTCCGCCGAGACCCTCTTGGAGTCGTTCCGGTCTATGCTGAGCTACTTCCCCTGCATCCTACTGCCTCCAGATGCCACTGTTTCTCAGctcgcggcgacgcggcccttTGTCCTGCTGGCCATAttggctgcggcgtcgggctcgcgGACCCTCCAGGGACATAGTCTGTATGATGACGAGTTTCGAAAGGTGCTGGGCCTGAAGTTTGTGGCCGGTGGGGAGAGGAGCCTGGAGCTTCTCCAAGGTATCCTGATTTACTGCGGATG GTATCCCTTTCACTTGCGACCAAAGAACAAGCAGTCTATCCAGTACATCCGCATGGCCATGGATCTGATCCAAGATTTGGAGCTCGATCAAGAGTTCCAAACCAACACTGATCCGATGGCGCCGGAAGTGACCGATCAACAGCTCGATGGCATCCGAGCGTACCTGGCCTCCATTTACGTGGCCTCTAC CTTCATCGTTACATGGAGGAACAGTAAAGGGCTGGGAGTTTCGTTCACTTCCTGGACGAATACGTGCAGCCAACTACTCGACCGCAATGCTCAGGTAGAGGGCGACAATGTGCTCGCCAGCCTGTACCGTCTCTCTGGCGTACTCTACGAAGCCGCAGAGGCCATTCATGAGCGCAAGGGCCAGAGCGAACAGCATagcaggctgctgctcgcaGGCCTTGAGCTCCAGTTCCGAGAGCTCCAGAGCATGACACCGCCGTCTGTCGCGGACGCGG TTCCCGTCAAGTTACAAACGATGCTCATTAGCGTCTACCTCGATGCCGGCACCCTCCTCAGACAGCCTCAAGGGACGCACTCTTCGCCCCCAGTAAGCGGACCGCTTCCGCCTTCGGCGAGCAAGTTGCAGGACGCCACCTGCAAGTTAAAGGTGTTTCTCGATCAAATCAGCAGCTTGGAGGATCATGCATTTCTGTCCTTCACCCTCAACGACTGGACAcggctcatcgtcgccattgTGATCGCCCTGCGCCTCTCCTTGCCGATCCCGCGATGCCCCGAGTTTGACTCGTCCTGGGGGCGCTCGCAGCTACAGCTGGGGGACTTCCTGGCTCGCATGTCCCGCGAGGAGGGCCTCACGCCCGCGTCCAAGAAGGTCGACGTGCTATCCGCCAGCCGGGTCGTCATGCGGGTCGTCAGGGGCAAGTACGAGAGGCGCGTGCGGGCGGCACTCGAGGGGTCCGCGGCGCCCACGGGGCATGGGTGTCCGATGCTGGACGGAAGCTTGGAGCAGTACTTTCCGATCTGGGATGCTGGGTTTGCGCCGAtggggatgccgccgcctggcggGTCCGTTGGCGGCATGGTGGCTCAGCCCGTCTTTCACGATTTatgggcgacgatgacgatggggtgggcaaacgacgacgccatgttTGGGGGCGCGGAGTGA